Genomic window (Jeotgalibaca ciconiae):
AGAGAGGTGAACAAAATGTTGCGAGAAAAACTAATGAATTTGTTAAATGAACGAGAAGAGGAAATGATTGCTTTGCGCCGTTATTTCCATGAAAATCCTGAAACTTCCCATCAAGAATACAAGACAGCTGATAAAATTGCTGATTTTTATGCCGGAAAAGATGTCAAAGTAGAACGTAACGTTGGAAACGGTTTGGGAATTGTAGTAACAATTCAAGGAAATAAGCCAGGTAAAAAAATTGGCTTACGAGCTGATTTTGATGCATTGCCGATCATGGAAGAGACTGGTTTACCATTCGCTTCCCAAAATCCGGGCGTAATGCATGCATGTGGTCATGACGGACACACGGCGTATCTAATGATTTTAGCGGATTGTCTTATCCAATTAAAAGAAGAATGGTCTGGAACTGTTAAAATTGTTCATCAACATGCAGAAGAAGTGCCTCCTTCCGGTGGAAAAAGCATCGCTGAATCCGGTGTTTTGGAGGATTTGGATGAGATTTATGGCATTCATTTCTTCCCTGATTTTGAATTGGGAGAAATAAACTATACGAGCGGCTGGGCATTTGCTGGTTGTAGTGATTTGACAATTAAAATCCAAGGAAAAGGCGGCCATGGTTCTATGCCTCATTTAAGCAATGATGCTATTGTAGCGGCCTCTTCCTTAGTAATGAACTTACAAACAATTGTGTCTCGTCGTATCAATCCTTATGATATGGCAGTTGTGACGATTGGATCTTTTGAAGGTGTAGGGGCAAGTAACGTTATTAAGGACAACTTAATATTGCGGGGAGATGCCCGTTATATGGATATGGAAGTCGGCAAAAAAATTGAAAAAGAAATCCGTAATCTTCTTCGTGGATTGGAAGAAAGCTTTGGAGTGGAAACAGAAATGGAATACCTCTGGGATTACCCACCTGTATACAACCATCCAGAACAAACAGAAAAAGCAGTTCGAGCGCTGGAAAAATTCGGTATAGGGGAATACATGGAAAAAGCTGTCGCTGGGCCTGCTTCAAACGGCGCAGAAGATTTCGGCCAATATTTATTAAAAATTCCGGGAGCTTTTATGAACGTTGGCTGCAAACCAGATGCAGAAGAATGCTATATGAATCATCATCCAAAATTTGATATAAATGAAAAAGCATTGATTATTGCTGCCAAAGCTGTTGGAGATATTACTTTGACTGCTTTAGAAGAACAGTAGTACGATAGTCAGCTTGTGCTGACGGAACAAAATGCATGGCCGATGAATAAAAGAGAAATAGGTCTTGCAGAATATGAATAAGAGTAGTAAAATCATTCAAGGATGAAAAAATTGTAAAAACATTTGACATCAATGGAGATAAGTTGTATAATATAAAAGTTGAGAAATGTAAGCAGAGGCACCCGCTTCTCGCCTAAGTTGATAATTGTGTCCTTGGGCTTGATATGTACAAGTTTGTTGCAGTATGGAATACTGTGACTGAATTGGCGGGTACTTTATGTGCCCGTCAATTTTTTTCTGCCCTTTTCTCTCAAAAATCATGGAGGTGTATGACCATAGCTAAAGATATGATGGTAAATGACGGCATCCGTGCTCGTGAACTGCGAGTAATCGGTAGTGATGGTGAACAATTAGGAGTGAAAACAAAAGCGGAAGCTTTGAAATTAGCTGAAGCAGCAAACTTAGATCTCGTATTAGTATCACCGAATGCAAACCCGCCAGTAGCCCGTATTATGGATCACGGGAAATTCCGTTTCGAACAACAAAAACGTGAACGCGAAGCTCGTAAAAACCAAAAAGTGGTCAACATCAAAGAAGTGCGACTAAGTCCTTCCATCGATGAGAATGATTTCCAAACAAAATTACGTAATGCACGTAAATTTTTGGAAAAAGGTGATAAAGTAAAAGCATCGATTCGTTTTAGAGGACGTGCGATTACCCATAAAGAAATTGGACAAAAAGTCCTAGATCGCCTGTCATCTGAATTATCAGATGTTTCTACAATCGAATCCCATCCTCGTATGGACGGCAGAAGCATGTTCTTGATGCTGGCTCCAAAAGCAGAGAAGTAACGATTTATTTAGGAGGAAAGACTAATGCCAAAACAAAAAACACACCGTGGCTCAGCTAAACGTTTTAAGAGAACTGGTAACGGCGGACTAAAACGCTATAGCGCGTTTACAAGCCACAGATTCCACGGAAAAACTAAGAAACAAAGACGTCAACTACGTCGCCCATCAATGGTACATGCGTCTGATATGAAACGTATCAGCCAACAATTGTCCCAAATGAAATAATATAAACTAACGAATACAGAAGAGAATCGATTTGTTCTCATAAGGAGGAATTACCATGCCACGTGTAAAAGGTGGAACAGTAACACGCCAACGTCGTAAAAAAGTATTGAAATTGGCTAAAGGTTATTATGGTTCAAAACATACATTATTCAAAACAGCTAAACAACAAGTAATGAAATCTCATATGTACGCATATAGAGACCGTCGTCAGAAAAAACGTAACTTCCGTAAACTATGGATTGCTCGTATCAACGCAGCAGCTCGTATGAATGGTCTAAGCTACAGCAAACTAATTCACGGTTTGAAAGTTTCTGGTAACGAAATGAACCGTAAAATGTTAGCAGATCTTGCTGTTAATGATCCTGCAGCTTTCACTGCAATTGCAGACCAAGCTAAAGCAGCATTGAATAACTAATTTAAAACAATGAAAAAGCTAGCTCATTAACTTGAGTTAGCTTTTTTTGTAGACTAGGGAATTATAAGTTCAGCCATCAATGTCTAGCTCCCAAGTCCTGACCTAGTGAAAAAAAGATAAATTTGCCCCATTGCGCGCTTCGCTGCTCATTCAGGGTCAAATTTCCTATTTTTTCATAGGTCAAGGCGGACTTGTCCGCTTTTCTTACGTAGAAAAATTGCTGAATCCAAAAATCGAGTGGAAAAGTAAAGTACAGCGCCCAAATATCATCTGTACTTTAAAAAACAGCGAAAAAGTAAAGTACAGCGCACGAAATTCGTCTGTACTTTACTCTCGCACAAAACTTCCAGCAAAAGGATATCTAATTCAAATCTTTTGACTCAGATTTCAAGTGTGTTACGGTATTCATGTAAGCCATATCAGAAATAGGAGGGAAGTTTATGACGAAGGAAAGAAGTAAATTGCCAAATGTCCGTACTGAACTTTTTATTGATGGAAAGTGGAAAGATGGTTCCGAAGAGCGTGTTGCGGTTGTCAATCCAGCTACAGGAGAAGAACTTGTTAAAATAGCACAAGCCAATAAAGAAGATACAAAACGGGCCATTGAAGCTGCAAAAGTTGCTTTTCCAATTTGGGCGGGGATGGAATTAGCAGAGCGAGTGAAGATTTTGCATCGAATCGGTGATTTGATTGAGGAAAATGCTGATCGTCTTGCTTTAATCATGACCCTTGAGCAAGGGAAACCTTTAGCAGAAGCGAAGGCAGAAGTTCAAACAAACATCGAAAATATGCATTGGAATGCAGAAGAAGCTCGTAGAGTTTATGGAGAAACCATTCCGGCGCCAAATAATCATAAATTCGAAGTGAAAAAACAACCGGTAGGCGTTGTTGGTGCTATCACACCTTGGAACTTTCCGTCAAATATGATTATTCGTAAAATCGCCCCAGCGATTTCTGCAGGCTGCACGGTTGTTTTAAAACCAGCTAGCAGTACACCGTTATCTGCCATTGCGTTGTTCGAATTATTCGAAGAAGCAGGGTTGCCTGCAGGAGTGGCAAATTTAGTAATGGGATCCGCAAGCGAAATCGGAGAAACATTAACCGAAAGCAAAGATGTAAGGAAGTTAACTTTTACGGGCTCTACGAAAGTAGGACAATTATTATATGAACAATCTGGGAAAACATTGAAGAAAATTTCTTTAGAGTTAGGCGGACATGCACCGTATATCGTTTTTGCAGATGCAGCGATTGATGAAGCTGTTGATACATTGATCAAAATGAAATTTAGGAATAACGGACAAGCGTGTACTTCTCCAAATCGTATTTTTGTAGAAGAATCAATCAAAGAAAAATTTACAGAAAAAGTATTGAAAGCAGTCCAAAACGTAACGGTAGGAAGTGGACAAGAGGAAGTAGATGCCGGCCCACTAATCAATGAAGAGGCAAGAGAAACCATCGATGCGCAACTAAGGGATGCAACTGAAAAGGGAGCGAAGATTCTATTTGGCGGAAGCCGAATGGATGAAGGTGAATACAAAAATGGATTTTTCTATCAGCCAACTGTTGTGGATGGCATCACGCGTGACATGGATATTTTTTACGAGGAGACATTTGGACCGGTTATCCCGCTCTTATCATTCAACGACGAAGATAAAGTGATTGAAATGGCAAATGACTCCAATTTCGGATTAGCATCTTATTTCTTTACATCCGATTTAAGACGAGCTGAAAAAGTTTCCTCTGCCTTGGAATATGGGTTAGTAGGCGTAAACAATTCTGGCGTCTCTCAATCAGAAACGCCATTCGGCGGCGTGAAATTTTCGGGATTAGGTCGAGAAAATGGCCGGCAAGGGATTGAAGAGTTTCTAGAAATAAAATTTGTACATACAAGCTATTTGTAATAAAAAAGCTCTGTCATTTATGATGTGAGTGCCTCAAAGGGAGAGTAAGTGCTGAAGCGCTGACTCTCCTTTTTGTCATAGACTAGGGGATTATAAGTTCAGCCATCAATGTCTAGCTCCCAAGTCCTGACCTAGTGAAAAAAAGATAAATTTGCCCCATTGCGCGCTTCGCTGCTCGCTAACGCATATCATTCGACTAACCCGCTGAAGCGTGAAGTCTCCTGACAATTCAGGGTCAAATTTCCTGTTTTTTCATAGGTCAAGGCGGACTTGTCCGCTTTTCTTATGCTCGCTAACGCATACTGTTCGACTTTTTCGATGTGCTATGCATATCGTATCTATAAGCTGCTACAGCAACAAATTTCTCAGCGATTTGCCGAAATTCTTAGAGATTTATTTCTTAGGATTCTCGTACAAGGATGACTTCTCCACTTTTCTTGAATTTGTCATAAATTAGTCACACAAAAGTGTCTGCAACTAGAGTATGATTAGGGGGAATCTTGGTTTCATAAAAAAATTTACCGATGGAAAAGGTGAGTAAATGGAGCGAGCAAGAAAGAAAATTGCTATTATTGGTAGTGGGATAAGCGGATTAGTTGCTGCATATGAAGTGAATAAATATATTCAAAAAGAGCAACTGCCATTCGAAATTTTATTATTAGAGAAACGCCTTACGCCTGGAGGTTTGATAAAAACAATTGAAACTGAAGATGGATTTGTCGATGTAGGTGCCAGTAGCTTCGATATTCGTAAAAGTGATATCCGTCCTTTTCTTGAAGAACTTGGT
Coding sequences:
- a CDS encoding amidohydrolase translates to MLREKLMNLLNEREEEMIALRRYFHENPETSHQEYKTADKIADFYAGKDVKVERNVGNGLGIVVTIQGNKPGKKIGLRADFDALPIMEETGLPFASQNPGVMHACGHDGHTAYLMILADCLIQLKEEWSGTVKIVHQHAEEVPPSGGKSIAESGVLEDLDEIYGIHFFPDFELGEINYTSGWAFAGCSDLTIKIQGKGGHGSMPHLSNDAIVAASSLVMNLQTIVSRRINPYDMAVVTIGSFEGVGASNVIKDNLILRGDARYMDMEVGKKIEKEIRNLLRGLEESFGVETEMEYLWDYPPVYNHPEQTEKAVRALEKFGIGEYMEKAVAGPASNGAEDFGQYLLKIPGAFMNVGCKPDAEECYMNHHPKFDINEKALIIAAKAVGDITLTALEEQ
- the infC gene encoding translation initiation factor IF-3, producing the protein MTIAKDMMVNDGIRARELRVIGSDGEQLGVKTKAEALKLAEAANLDLVLVSPNANPPVARIMDHGKFRFEQQKREREARKNQKVVNIKEVRLSPSIDENDFQTKLRNARKFLEKGDKVKASIRFRGRAITHKEIGQKVLDRLSSELSDVSTIESHPRMDGRSMFLMLAPKAEK
- the rpmI gene encoding 50S ribosomal protein L35 — translated: MPKQKTHRGSAKRFKRTGNGGLKRYSAFTSHRFHGKTKKQRRQLRRPSMVHASDMKRISQQLSQMK
- the rplT gene encoding 50S ribosomal protein L20; this encodes MPRVKGGTVTRQRRKKVLKLAKGYYGSKHTLFKTAKQQVMKSHMYAYRDRRQKKRNFRKLWIARINAAARMNGLSYSKLIHGLKVSGNEMNRKMLADLAVNDPAAFTAIADQAKAALNN
- a CDS encoding NAD-dependent succinate-semialdehyde dehydrogenase; the encoded protein is MTKERSKLPNVRTELFIDGKWKDGSEERVAVVNPATGEELVKIAQANKEDTKRAIEAAKVAFPIWAGMELAERVKILHRIGDLIEENADRLALIMTLEQGKPLAEAKAEVQTNIENMHWNAEEARRVYGETIPAPNNHKFEVKKQPVGVVGAITPWNFPSNMIIRKIAPAISAGCTVVLKPASSTPLSAIALFELFEEAGLPAGVANLVMGSASEIGETLTESKDVRKLTFTGSTKVGQLLYEQSGKTLKKISLELGGHAPYIVFADAAIDEAVDTLIKMKFRNNGQACTSPNRIFVEESIKEKFTEKVLKAVQNVTVGSGQEEVDAGPLINEEARETIDAQLRDATEKGAKILFGGSRMDEGEYKNGFFYQPTVVDGITRDMDIFYEETFGPVIPLLSFNDEDKVIEMANDSNFGLASYFFTSDLRRAEKVSSALEYGLVGVNNSGVSQSETPFGGVKFSGLGRENGRQGIEEFLEIKFVHTSYL